From the Actinomadura luzonensis genome, the window TCCTGGTCCAGGCGGGCGGCTCGCGGTCGGCGCTGACCCAGCTCGCGGTGCGGCTGCCGGCGTCCATGACGTAGGCCAGGTGGGTGCGGCCGGGGTGGCGGGCGTCGAACCGGTCGGCGGCCAGACCGGCGGCGACCAGCGCGGGGACGAGCGCGATCGCCGGCGCCAGGCGGAGCGCGCGGCGCGGGCGGGCGGGGGCGTCCGGCTCCGGCAGCCACAGCTCGGCGAACGGCAGCAGCATGAGGCCGAGCAGGGCCGCGAGCAGCGCGCTCGCCCCGCCGAGGGCCAGGCCCATGCCGTCGAAGACGGTCCTGACCAGGCCGGACAGCAACATCACGGCCGGCACCGCCCCGGCCGTCAACACGACCACCGCTCCACGACGGCCCCCCTTCGAGACGAGGGCGGCCGGTCCACGGCGACGTCCCCCTCCCAAGGCGAGAGCGGCCGGTCCACGGCGACGTCCCCCTCCCAAGGCGAGAGCGGCCGGTCCGCGGCGGCCTCCCCCTGCCGACGCGAGAGCGGCCGGTCCGCGGCGGCGTCCCAAGGCCAGGGTGGCGAGGGCGGCGAGGGCGCAGAACAGGGTGGGGAGCGCGAACACGAACGACGCCCCCGGCGCGACGGCGGCGCACAACGCGCCGAGCCCCGCCGGCCAGGCCAGCCCGCCGACCGCCAGCGCGGCCGGCCCGAGCCGCCGGCGCAGGAGCAGGTACCAGGCCAGCACCACCAGCCCGCTCTGCAGCACGACGGCCACGCGGAAGGCGTCCGGCCGGTGCAGCAGCCCGCCCATCCCGTCGTACGCCGGCCGCCACGCCACCAGCACCTCCCACAACCCCTGCGCGAGCAGCGCGGCCCCGCCGAGCGGCAGCACCCCCGACACCGCCGCGGCCACCAGCCGCGGCACGCTGAGCAGCCGCCGGACCCGGGCCACGGCCGCGAGCCCCAGGACCGCCGCGACGGCGAGCCCGGCCAGCGGCCACACCAGCGCGTCCGGGTAGGTGACCATGACCCCGAAGATCCGGAAGTAGGTGGCGTCGTGGCCGGCGCGCAGCGCGGGCAGGTCGGCGCCGCCGAGCGCGCGGGCCAGCGCGAGCATGGTCGAGCCGTGGTGCTGGAGGCTGCCCCGGTCCAGCTCGGCGAGGGAGTCGCGGGCCGTGTGGTAGTGGGAGGAGCGCTCGATGTAGGCGAAGTTCAGCCCCGCGAACCCGGCCGCGGTGAGCGGGGTGAAGTCGGTGTTGTTCGGCAGCAGCCGGTAGAGCGCCGCCATCGTCGAGTCGCCGCGCGGGCGCGGCGCGGCGGCGGCGAACGCCCGCACCAGCCCGGCGTCGCCCGGCGAGGTCTCGAACATCAGCGACGGCCCGGCGACGCCCCGCGCCTCCCAGTTCAGCAGCACGCCCCCGGCCCGGCCGAGCGGGTGTTCCCTGGCGAACGCCTCCGCGCCGAGCACGCCGTCCTCCTCGCCGTCGGTCATGAGCAGCACGAGGTCGTTGCGGAGCGGCGCGTCGCCGAGCGCCCGCACGGTCTCCAGCATGGCGGCCACGGCGGCGGCGTCGTCGGAGGCGCCGGGGCCCATCGCCGCCGAGTCGTAGTGGGCGGCGATGAGCAGCGTGCCCGTGGAGGCGGTGCCGCGCCGGGTGGCGACGAGGTTGTGCACCTGCCCGAACGAGGCCAGCCCGGTCGAGGCGTTCGCGCCCACGGCCCGCTGCACCTCGACCTTGAGGCCCGCCGCGCGGAGCTGCCCGGCCAGGTAGTTCCTGGCCCGCTCGCCCGCCGGGCCGCCGATGGGGCGCGGCTCGGCCGCGAAGCGCTCCAGGTGCGCGAAGGCCCGCGCGGCGCTGAACTCGCCGGGCGGCGCGGAGGCGGGCAGCGGCTGCATCGTGCTGTCGGTCATCGCGGCCAGCAGCACGGCCGCCGCCAGCGCCAGCGCCGCGACGAGGCCGGCCACCGCCCGCCGGGGGACGTCGATCAACTTCGCTCTCATGCCCGGAACGCTACGGATCGTGCCCATGCGCCCGGAATGATGCGCGTACCCGAGACAACCTGCGGTTTTCCTCAGTCCGGCAGGAAGCGGGCCCTCAGGTCGGGGCGGAGGTAGGCGGCGGGCGAGGCGATCGACAGGCCGCCGTCCACGGGCAGCACCACGCCCGTGATGAACGCCGCCCGCGGCGAGGCCAGGAACGTCACCGCCTCCGCCACGTCCTCGGGCAGACCGGTGCGGCCGAGCGGGTAGCCCTCGGCGGCGCCCTCCAGGTCAGCGCCGCCGATCAGGCCGGGGGCCACCGAGTTGACGCGGATCCCGGCGGGGCCGTACTCCAGGGCGAGCTGCCGGACGAAGGCGTCCAGCCCGCCCTTGGCGGCGGCGTAGGCGGGCAGGCCGGGCGCGGCCAGGAAGGAGTTGACCGAGCCGACGGCCACCACCGCGCCGCCGCGCGGCAGGTGCGGCAGGGCGGCCCGGCACAGGTGGAAGGCCACGTCGAGGGTCGCGCCGAGGGCCGCGCGCCACTGCTCGCCGGTGGTGCGGGTCACGGGCGCGACCGGCATCACGGCGGTGGCCAGCACCAGCACGTCCAGCCGGCCGAGCAGGGCCAGCGCCTCCTCCACCGCCGTCCCGGCCTGGTCCGGGTCGGCGCAGTCGCGGACGAGGAAGCCCGTGTAGGCGGGGTCGTCGCACGGCTCCAGCCCGATCCCGGCGACCCGGTCGCCGCCGCCGGCGAACGCGGCCGCGACCGCCCGCCCGATGGGCGAGTTCCCGCCGGCCAGCAGCACCCCGCGTCCGGTTCCCGTCACCACCGGATCCGTCACCACAGGATTCGTCACCACAGGGCGGCCAGCACGTCGTCGAGCAGCGCGCGGCTCGCCGGGTCGAGCGGCCGGGCTGGGGAGCGGACGGCGGCCGAGGCGATGAGCCCGCGCCGCACCAGCACCTCCTTGTGCACCGCCCAGGCCAGCCCGGGCTGCATGCCCGTGCGGATCAGCGGCAGCAGGCGGGCGTGCGCGGCCCGGGCGTCCTCCGCGCGCCCGGCGGCCCAGTCGGCGAGGACCGGCGCGAGCAGGTCCGTGAACTCGCAGGCCGGCATCGTGCCGACCGCGCCCAGCGCGTACTCCTCCAGGCAGAACAGCGCGTTCTGCCCGCCGAACACCGCGAAGTCGCCGGCCACGCCCGCCGCCACCGCGCCCACCTTGGGGGCGGTCGGCGGGGCCTCGACCTTGACCGAGGTGACGCCGTCGAGCTTGCTCAGCTCCACGATCAGCGGCTCCGGCATGCTGACGCCGGTCGCCCCGGGGGCGTCCTGGACCATGACGTCCACGCCCGCGCGGGCGGCGAGCTCGCCGTAGAAGTCCACGAGCTGCCCTCCGGTCGGCCTGACCAGGTACGGCGGCAGCACCATGAGCGCGTCCGCGCCGCCGTCGCGCGCGGCGAGCGCCTGCTCCAGCGCGGTCGCGGTGCTGGTGGCGCCCACCCCGGCGACCACGGGGGCGG encodes:
- a CDS encoding dihydrodipicolinate synthase family protein gives rise to the protein MALSGLIPILATPFTDDGELDLPSLRRLTEWQLASGAAGVAVFGMASEGFALTAADRAAILAEVRAAAGAAPVVAGVGATSTATALEQALAARDGGADALMVLPPYLVRPTGGQLVDFYGELAARAGVDVMVQDAPGATGVSMPEPLIVELSKLDGVTSVKVEAPPTAPKVGAVAAGVAGDFAVFGGQNALFCLEEYALGAVGTMPACEFTDLLAPVLADWAAGRAEDARAAHARLLPLIRTGMQPGLAWAVHKEVLVRRGLIASAAVRSPARPLDPASRALLDDVLAALW
- a CDS encoding M20/M25/M40 family metallo-hydrolase, coding for MRAKLIDVPRRAVAGLVAALALAAAVLLAAMTDSTMQPLPASAPPGEFSAARAFAHLERFAAEPRPIGGPAGERARNYLAGQLRAAGLKVEVQRAVGANASTGLASFGQVHNLVATRRGTASTGTLLIAAHYDSAAMGPGASDDAAAVAAMLETVRALGDAPLRNDLVLLMTDGEEDGVLGAEAFAREHPLGRAGGVLLNWEARGVAGPSLMFETSPGDAGLVRAFAAAAPRPRGDSTMAALYRLLPNNTDFTPLTAAGFAGLNFAYIERSSHYHTARDSLAELDRGSLQHHGSTMLALARALGGADLPALRAGHDATYFRIFGVMVTYPDALVWPLAGLAVAAVLGLAAVARVRRLLSVPRLVAAAVSGVLPLGGAALLAQGLWEVLVAWRPAYDGMGGLLHRPDAFRVAVVLQSGLVVLAWYLLLRRRLGPAALAVGGLAWPAGLGALCAAVAPGASFVFALPTLFCALAALATLALGRRRGPAALASAGGGRRGPAALALGGGRRRGPAALALGGGRRRGPAALVSKGGRRGAVVVLTAGAVPAVMLLSGLVRTVFDGMGLALGGASALLAALLGLMLLPFAELWLPEPDAPARPRRALRLAPAIALVPALVAAGLAADRFDARHPGRTHLAYVMDAGSRTASWVSADREPPAWTRRYVTGHDTAPLPPGYARGAGLWTGPAPALARAAAPRLTVLRRTGDRVELRVSAGRPARSVTLRVERPITEATAATAGTAPVTVAVAGTRANTWPGEIRFRGLPDTGARVTLRVQGAGKVRITAIAESDGLSVVPGFVPRPQDLVAATREDGDLVAIARTYDV
- a CDS encoding SDR family oxidoreductase produces the protein MTGTGRGVLLAGGNSPIGRAVAAAFAGGGDRVAGIGLEPCDDPAYTGFLVRDCADPDQAGTAVEEALALLGRLDVLVLATAVMPVAPVTRTTGEQWRAALGATLDVAFHLCRAALPHLPRGGAVVAVGSVNSFLAAPGLPAYAAAKGGLDAFVRQLALEYGPAGIRVNSVAPGLIGGADLEGAAEGYPLGRTGLPEDVAEAVTFLASPRAAFITGVVLPVDGGLSIASPAAYLRPDLRARFLPD